TTACTGTTTAAAAATTGCATATAGTTCGGATGTAACACAACATTAGTCATACTGACAGCCTCCAGAAGGCACCATGTATTTACACTCCAGATATCTCAGTTTGGTGTCAAAAGAGAGTTGCGAGCAAAACGCAGCTCTGCCCTCTCAGAATAGTTTCACATGGGGTCAGGTGTATTTTCACTCTGTGATATTTCTTTGTATACATTCCAACTCGCTTAGCTCACTCAGTGAGAGCTTATGGAATGAGCAGGTTTGTGGTTTTAGCAACTTAAAGGAAATCTTAGtttcattctgtgtttattACAGACATCAGAGACTGATTACCTTTAGGTTTGCTTTGACTGCATGCACCGAGCAAGCCCTATAATTACAAAAAGTAATGTTACACACGATATAGGCTATAACATTGCGACATATTTCAAGTGCGCTGACTTAAACTTCGTCTGGTAAATCTGGCTTATCGAAAAAATACCCTAATTGTCGATTTGTCTTGGATCCATGTAAAGGATTAAACGAACACGTAATTTAAAAGATCATCATAAAGCCACATGAACATGGATAGTCATCATCCATGTGGTTTCCACTCTGtaggaaaagaaaatatgagtCACACTGTGTTCCTTCCTTTCTGTCATCCTTCCCTTCATTCTTCTGGGAGTTTACTCTTCCACTGACTTCTACTTAACCGGCTGAActttaaataacacacaaacacacacacgcacatgaacaggcacacacacacacacacacacaccaaaacaatcCCATGTTTTGAACTCAAGGCTAAAGAGAAAAGCCTATGGTGGGAACAATGGAGAGAGGCCGTGGTGAGCTATATTAGAAGTGCCAAGTGCGCTATCTCATAGTACCTTCAACAACATGCTTCCATGGCATGCCccaaaaaaaatattgaacttTTTCTCCCTAATCTACAGGAAATGGCACTGCAGCGCACACAGCTTGGAGGTCAAGTGAATGTCACTGTGGATGCAGCGCCCTCTGCTGACTTGAACCAGACATTGAAAGAGATCAGGGAGCACTATGAGTCTGTCACTGCCAAGAACAAGAATGACCTGGAGCTATGGTACCAGAGCAAGGTACACTACAGGAACAACACTTTCCCAGCCCCTCTGAATTATGACTACTACTtaagatacaaaaaaaaggcagaaaaaagcTATAGTTTTTGCTAAGCATTCATTCCAGCCCAGTACCAATACTGCTGATTCACCAGAAGAATAGCACTTGAATTATTCAATATGCTGATACTGAAATAGACAGAATATATCCTAGCAACCTGGTCTCACTGGAGCTCAGTTTATTGCATtcacaaaatatattcattaGCTGAGCAATGTGGATAAAAATGTTGTCTGTGGTGACTTGAATGAATCTAGAGGTTAAATTATAAATGACTGAATGCACACAATGCGTTTCGTGTTCTCAGATTTCTACTGTAGAGCAGGAGGTTATCACACAAAATGAAGATCTGCTGGAGGCCAGGACAGAACTTAAACAGCTGAAGAGCACACTCCAGAGCCTGCAGATAGATCTGCAAGCACTCCACAGCATGGTAAACATTCAGTTCAcctacttctctctttctctctctatccagtgatgtctctctctatccaatGATGAtccactcccactctctctctctctctctctctctctctgtgtgttaacaACAGAAGGATGTTTTGCTTATTCAGTTTCAGCACTTAAATACCATTCCAATACTAATTTATGTGccaaaagtaaaacatttcattcagtgtAGCCACTCTAGATGGCACCCTAGATACTCACAagacaaaactgattttttttatgaacttcAGGCActcctacttctctctctctctctctctctctctccaactacATCTCTCTGatccacttcctctctctctctctctctctctctctctctctctctctctctctctttcaacaaTAGACGGATATTTTGCTTATTCAGTTTCACCACTTAAAAGACCATTCCAATACTAATTTATGTGccaaaagtaaaacatttcattcagcGTAGCCGCTCTAGATGGCACCCTAGATactcaaaggaaaaaacaatttttttaatatgatttgGCACCAGCATGTTGCaacagtgtgtttattatgGCAAGTTTGTTCTTCACTCCTAAGCTGGGTCTGGCATGAGCACTATGTGAAGCACACAAAGGGGGCAAAAATTATCCTGTGTTAAAAGTTCTCCAACTTTCTACCAGTTAACTCCCAGTTGGCTCACTAAATTTTTCCCTTATAGTTTGCACCAACTTGGAAGAATCACAGGAAATATAATGCACTTTTCCAAACCaagcagaacagaacaacagTTGCTCTGTTGAAAACATATTACTGGTCTCAATGCACTGTGTCAATTACTTAACATTTCCACTGCGTTCTCCATGGGCTCAAATATAGTAGATTAAGTGCAGTTGGTGGTGAGGTAATGTAAATGTCACAAAGAACATTGATTGTGCTATTAAAAGTCAATTCCACTGAAAAACAGCGGTTTTTACATAACTTTGAAAACCTGGCTATAATCTACATAAAGCTGAAGCCTCTCTCAAGGAATTACTCATTCATTAAGCTAAAAGAGATTCACTGTGTCTTAATGAGCCATGAGATTCTTAATGAGCCAAGAGATTCACTGTGTCTTAATGAGCCAAACCGCCCCCCCGAGATCTGAGATTCTGAAAGCTCCCGTTAGCACTGTGAAGTTTGACGTCACCGGCCATGAAATAAATCTCTTCCAGAAACCAATCTCTTCCCTGATAAAGTATTCCTCGTAATTTTCCACAGAAACTATCACTGGAGGACACCCTGGCAGAGACTCAGGAGCGTTATGCCATCCAGCTGGCAGATCTTCAAAACACAGTGACCAGTCTGGAAACCCAGCTCAGCCAAATCCACGCCAATATCGCCAGCAACAAAGCTGATTACGACCAGCTGCTGGATCTGAAGACTAGACTGGAGATGGAGATTGCTGAGTACAGAAGACTGCTGGATGGAGATGATAGGTATGGTTaaaaggggagggagagattgTAGTGTCTTAAAATTCACTATATGCGGTTGCAATGGGAATAGCACTCGCTGGGTTTGAAGAGATACTCAGGCATCAACTTGAGCTCCATTTTGACATTACGTATATTTCTGGATTTTCATTATGTGTATCAGTGGATTTTGATAGGATCCCATTAGCACAGTTGAAAACCTGGTGTTAAAACCCAGTAATTTCATCTTTAGCTCTGTTGGATTTTGTCTGTACTGATGTGCTTCACAATTAAGTAACTTTCaatcctccctctctttattttaCAGTGATCCCCAAGGTAAGCCTgtttgtaatcttttttttgcttgtatgagcaaagagacagacagttgtTAAACCACTTTAAAATGTCTAACATACCCATATTTGCGATTGAAACACAAGTATCTCTCTTAACTCTGAGCATCTTTTAAAAAGCTATACCTAGATATAATAGAGACTCTTCTCACTTGTAGACCCAATAAAAATAAAcgaattttaatattttacaagTTTCAGAAGACAGAATTTAGTTAATGGGTCTTAAAGAACCACTGCTTTGAAAAATCTTTATTAAAAATCTGCACTTTAATTCTGAAGCACTGATAATCAGTATGCATTTTATGGGCCATACTAATAcagttgtttctcttttcttcctcaaCAGTGGTGAAAAAAGTGATTACAGTGGTGGAGACCATTGTAGATGGCAAAGTGGTGGAGACTAGCAAAACCGTTGACATCGATGTCCAAAGTGATAACGATGACTAAATCATAGCAGTCTTCAATAAGGCTGAA
This sequence is a window from Chanos chanos chromosome 4, fChaCha1.1, whole genome shotgun sequence. Protein-coding genes within it:
- the krt98 gene encoding keratin 98, producing MSFLTRSYANRALSVYGGAGGSGSRISPSVSSTMYSPGGFNLADGLDLHVSANEKATMQNLNDRLASYLERVRTLEKANADLEKKIREWYESRTVVAHDHSPFMDTIEDLRRQIFLACRQNAKTLLDIDNAKLAAEDFKMKSENEKTMRLAVEADIAHLRRTLDDMSMARSDLEMQYEGLKEELIFLKKNHEEEMALQRTQLGGQVNVTVDAAPSADLNQTLKEIREHYESVTAKNKNDLELWYQSKISTVEQEVITQNEDLLEARTELKQLKSTLQSLQIDLQALHSMKLSLEDTLAETQERYAIQLADLQNTVTSLETQLSQIHANIASNKADYDQLLDLKTRLEMEIAEYRRLLDGDDSSSSTVVKKVITVVETIVDGKVVETSKTVDIDVQSDNDD